One window of Nocardia sp. NBC_00508 genomic DNA carries:
- a CDS encoding SDR family oxidoreductase has protein sequence MTSAAISKPTALITGASRGLGAAIARELAPTHDLLLGARSTESLRGILAELPDAKGWPVELTDYPAVAAATAPIQQLNVLVHNAGIADLGTVAGSTVEQWRNTLEANLIAVAELTRLLLPALRAGNGHVVLINSGAGLRANVGWASYAASKFGLRAFGDALRLEEPDLRVTSIHPGRIDTDMQREIIAGEGREYRPEEFLTPETVAYAVRAAIDTPRDAHPTEIVLRPY, from the coding sequence ATGACTTCCGCCGCGATCTCGAAACCGACCGCGTTGATCACCGGCGCCAGCCGCGGGCTCGGCGCCGCCATCGCCCGCGAGCTCGCGCCGACGCATGACCTCCTGCTCGGCGCCCGATCGACGGAGTCACTGCGCGGCATTCTGGCGGAGCTGCCCGACGCGAAGGGCTGGCCGGTCGAGTTGACCGACTACCCGGCCGTCGCCGCTGCGACCGCGCCGATTCAGCAGCTGAATGTGCTGGTGCACAATGCCGGTATCGCCGACCTCGGTACCGTCGCAGGCTCCACGGTCGAGCAATGGCGAAACACATTGGAAGCCAACCTGATCGCCGTAGCGGAGTTGACCAGGTTGCTGCTTCCCGCGTTGCGGGCCGGCAATGGCCATGTGGTGCTGATCAATTCGGGCGCGGGGCTGCGCGCGAACGTGGGCTGGGCCTCATACGCCGCGAGCAAATTCGGGCTGCGAGCGTTCGGTGACGCGCTGCGGCTCGAAGAACCCGATCTGCGCGTGACCTCGATTCATCCGGGTCGCATCGACACCGATATGCAGCGCGAGATCATCGCGGGTGAGGGCCGCGAGTATCGGCCCGAGGAGTTCCTCACTCCGGAGACAGTGGCCTACGCGGTGCGCGCCGCCATCGATACCCCGCGAGATGCGCACCCCACCGAGATCGTGCTGCGGCCGTACTGA
- the leuS gene encoding leucine--tRNA ligase, with translation MQDTRATESDVPEHRYNAELAGRIERRWQQTWGERGTFHAPNPVGPLAGPTPADKLFIQDMFPYPSGAGLHVGHPLGYIATDVFARYHRMHGRNVLHALGYDAFGLPAEQYAVQTGAHPRVTTEANIATMQRQLDRLGLGHDRRRSFATTDPEYYRWTQWIFLRIYNAWYDTELNRARPIAELEAEFASGARVVPDGKSWTAMSPADRGALLDSYRLVYQTDSVVNWCPGLGTVLANEEVTADGRSERGNFPVFRKRLRQWMMRITAYSDRLVDDLDRLEWPENVKAMQRNWIGRSRGAQVKFDADGEQIEVFTTRPDTLFGATYVVLAPEHELVDKLTAAAWPESTDPRWTNDGAATPADAVAAYRKSISAKTDLERQENKEKTGVFLGNYAINPANGKALPIFIADYVLSSYGTGAIMAVPGHDHRDWEFASVLGLPIIEVISGGDLATGAHAGEGVLVNSDYLDDLSVEEAKAAMIARLEADGHGKGTIQYKLRDWLFARQRYWGEPFPIVYDEQGAPHALPESMLPVRLPELDDFAPVTFDPDDADSEPSPPLAKATDWVEVELDLGDGPKRYRRDTNVMPQWAGSSWYEIRYADPTNAETFCAGENEAYWLGPRPAEHGENDPGGVDLYVGGVEHAVLHLLYARFWQKVLYDLGDVSASEPYRRLFNQGYIQAHAYTDARGAYVPAAEVVERDGTFFWTDATGTEIEVFQEYGKIGKSLKNAISPDDMCDLYGADTFRFYEMAMGPLDTSRPWATKDVVGAHRFLQRAWRLVVDEETGALRVIDAAPTEETLRLLHKTIAGVDEDFAALRDNTAGAKLIELTNHLTKSYPGGAPRSVVEPMVLMLAPLAPHIAEELWARLGHTESLAHGPFPVADPALLVQESVEYPIQVNGKVRSRIQVAADADNAAIEAAALADEKITALLNGAAPRKLIVVPGRLVNIVA, from the coding sequence GTGCAGGACACACGTGCAACCGAAAGCGATGTACCAGAGCACCGGTACAACGCGGAGCTTGCCGGGCGCATCGAACGCCGATGGCAGCAGACGTGGGGCGAGCGCGGGACCTTCCATGCGCCGAATCCGGTCGGGCCGCTGGCCGGCCCCACACCCGCGGACAAGCTGTTCATCCAGGACATGTTCCCGTACCCCTCGGGCGCGGGCCTGCACGTCGGGCATCCGCTCGGCTATATCGCCACGGATGTCTTCGCGCGCTACCACCGGATGCACGGCCGCAACGTGCTGCACGCCCTGGGCTACGACGCGTTCGGCCTGCCCGCCGAGCAGTACGCGGTGCAGACCGGCGCGCATCCCCGGGTGACCACCGAAGCGAACATCGCCACCATGCAGCGCCAGCTGGACCGGCTCGGCCTCGGTCACGACCGGCGCCGCAGCTTCGCGACCACCGATCCGGAATACTACCGTTGGACGCAGTGGATCTTCCTGCGGATCTACAACGCCTGGTACGACACGGAGTTGAACCGGGCCCGCCCGATCGCCGAGCTGGAGGCCGAATTCGCGTCCGGCGCACGGGTTGTCCCGGACGGGAAGTCCTGGACCGCGATGTCGCCCGCCGATCGTGGCGCGCTGCTGGACTCGTATCGACTGGTGTACCAAACGGATTCGGTGGTCAACTGGTGTCCGGGTCTCGGCACCGTGCTGGCCAATGAAGAAGTCACCGCCGACGGACGCAGCGAGCGCGGCAACTTCCCGGTGTTCCGTAAGCGGCTGCGGCAGTGGATGATGCGCATCACCGCCTACTCCGATCGACTGGTCGACGACCTGGACCGGTTGGAATGGCCGGAGAACGTGAAGGCCATGCAGCGCAACTGGATCGGACGATCCCGCGGTGCGCAGGTGAAGTTCGACGCCGACGGCGAACAGATCGAGGTCTTCACCACCCGGCCCGACACCCTGTTCGGCGCCACGTATGTCGTGCTCGCGCCGGAACACGAGCTGGTCGACAAGCTCACCGCGGCAGCATGGCCGGAGAGCACCGACCCGCGCTGGACCAACGACGGCGCCGCCACACCGGCCGATGCCGTCGCGGCCTACCGCAAGTCGATCTCGGCCAAGACGGATCTGGAGCGCCAGGAGAACAAGGAGAAGACCGGCGTCTTCCTGGGCAATTACGCGATCAACCCGGCCAACGGCAAGGCCCTGCCGATCTTCATCGCCGACTACGTGCTGAGCAGCTACGGCACCGGCGCGATCATGGCGGTGCCCGGACACGACCACCGCGACTGGGAATTCGCCTCCGTCCTCGGGCTGCCGATCATCGAGGTCATCAGCGGCGGCGATCTGGCCACGGGCGCCCATGCGGGCGAGGGTGTGCTGGTGAACTCCGACTACCTCGACGACCTGTCGGTCGAAGAGGCCAAGGCGGCGATGATCGCCCGGCTGGAGGCCGACGGCCACGGCAAGGGCACCATCCAGTACAAGTTGCGCGACTGGCTGTTCGCCCGTCAACGCTACTGGGGCGAACCGTTCCCGATCGTGTACGACGAGCAGGGCGCGCCGCACGCGCTGCCGGAATCCATGCTGCCAGTGCGGCTTCCGGAGCTGGACGACTTCGCCCCGGTGACCTTCGACCCGGACGACGCGGACTCCGAACCGTCCCCGCCGCTGGCCAAGGCGACCGACTGGGTGGAAGTCGAACTGGACCTGGGCGACGGGCCGAAGCGGTACCGCCGCGACACCAACGTCATGCCGCAGTGGGCGGGCAGTTCCTGGTACGAAATCCGCTACGCCGACCCGACGAACGCGGAAACGTTCTGCGCCGGGGAGAACGAGGCGTACTGGCTGGGCCCCCGCCCTGCGGAACACGGCGAGAACGACCCGGGCGGCGTCGACCTCTACGTCGGCGGTGTCGAGCACGCGGTGCTGCACCTGCTGTATGCCCGATTCTGGCAGAAGGTGCTGTACGACCTGGGTGACGTGTCCGCGAGCGAACCGTACCGGCGGCTGTTCAACCAGGGCTACATCCAGGCGCACGCCTACACCGACGCGCGTGGCGCCTACGTGCCCGCCGCCGAGGTCGTCGAGCGGGACGGCACGTTCTTCTGGACCGATGCCACCGGGACCGAGATCGAGGTGTTCCAGGAGTACGGCAAGATCGGGAAGTCGTTGAAGAACGCCATCTCTCCCGACGATATGTGTGATCTGTACGGCGCGGACACCTTCCGTTTCTACGAGATGGCGATGGGTCCGCTGGACACCTCGCGGCCGTGGGCCACCAAGGACGTCGTCGGCGCGCACCGCTTCCTGCAGCGCGCGTGGCGCCTGGTGGTGGACGAGGAGACCGGTGCGCTGCGAGTCATCGACGCCGCGCCTACCGAGGAGACGCTGCGGCTGCTGCACAAGACGATCGCGGGTGTGGACGAGGATTTCGCCGCACTGCGCGACAACACGGCGGGCGCCAAGCTGATCGAGCTGACCAATCACCTGACCAAGAGCTATCCCGGCGGCGCGCCGCGCTCCGTGGTGGAGCCGATGGTGTTGATGCTGGCTCCGCTGGCCCCGCACATCGCCGAGGAGCTGTGGGCACGGCTCGGCCACACCGAATCCCTGGCGCACGGCCCCTTCCCGGTCGCCGATCCGGCGTTGCTGGTGCAGGAGTCGGTGGAGTACCCGATTCAGGTGAACGGCAAGGTACGCAGCCGGATTCAGGTGGCCGCGGACGCGGACAACGCGGCGATCGAGGCGGCCGCGCTGGCCGACGAGAAGATCACCGCGCTGCTCAATGGGGCGGCGCCGCGCAAGCTGATCGTGGTGCCGGGGCGCTTGGTGAATATCGTCGCCTGA
- a CDS encoding SdpI family protein, whose translation MFVVALVLFVSAVVAVTTGALGLTGRLPRNRFFGVHTEAALSNDETFRVANRVAAPTSIAAGALLFAGGLVTLATSGILALVVAACAAVVALFTLGAGATAAAQRADAIAPPAEVGGCGSSCGACSLRDACQPAG comes from the coding sequence GTGTTCGTCGTCGCTCTCGTCCTGTTCGTGTCGGCTGTCGTGGCCGTCACAACCGGCGCACTCGGGCTGACCGGCCGGTTGCCGCGTAACCGCTTCTTCGGGGTGCACACCGAGGCCGCGCTGTCGAACGACGAAACGTTCCGCGTCGCCAACCGCGTCGCCGCCCCCACCTCGATCGCGGCCGGGGCCCTGCTCTTCGCCGGTGGTCTCGTCACGCTGGCCACCAGCGGAATCCTCGCGCTCGTCGTCGCGGCCTGCGCGGCCGTCGTCGCGCTGTTCACTCTCGGCGCGGGCGCCACCGCCGCCGCGCAGAGGGCGGACGCCATCGCCCCACCGGCCGAGGTCGGCGGTTGCGGCAGCTCCTGCGGCGCATGCTCCCTACGCGACGCCTGCCAGCCTGCCGGGTGA